A genomic segment from Euleptes europaea isolate rEulEur1 chromosome 15, rEulEur1.hap1, whole genome shotgun sequence encodes:
- the LOC130487882 gene encoding mitochondrial chaperone BCS1: protein MPLSDFVLALKDNPYFGAGFGLVGVGTALALARKGAQFGMVAFRRHCMITLEVPSKDKSYYWLLSWISHHAKHTQHLSVETSYLQHESGRVSTKFDFIPSPGNHFIWYQNKWIRIERNREKQMIDLHTGTPWESVTFTAVGSNREIFFSILQEAKELALRQQEGKTVMYTAMGAEWRPFGFPRRRRPLTSVVLDEGISERIVQDVKEFIGNPKWYTERGIPYRRGYLLYGPPGCGKSSFITALAGELQYSICLLSLSDRSLSDDRLNHLLSVAPQQSIILLEDVDAAFVSRDLAAENPNTYQGMGRLTFSGLLNALDGVASSEARIVFMTTNHVDRLDPALVRPGRVDLKQYVGHCSEWQLGRMFQRFYPDEPLAVAQRFAEQALAVSDQISAAQVQGHFMQYKADPDGAIKSVQALVS, encoded by the exons ATGCCTCTTTCTGACTTTGTTTTGGCACTCAAAGACAATCCATACTTTGGGGCAGGCTTTGGCCTGGTGGGTGTAGGTACAGCACTAGCTCTGGCCCGCAAGGGGGCCCAATTTGGCATGGTGGCTTTCAGGCGGCATTGCATGATCACTCTGGAGGTACCAAGCAAGGACAAAAGCTACTACTGGTTGCTGAGCTGGATCTCTCATCATGCCAAGCACACCCAGCATCTGAGCGTGGAGACCTCTTACCTGCAGCATGAAAGTGGCCGTGTCAGCACCAAGTTTGATTTTATCCCCAGTCCAGGGAATCATTTCATTTG GTATCAAAACAAGTGGATCCGCATAGAACggaatcgggagaaacaaatgaTTGACTTGCACACAGGCACCCCATGGGAGTCTGTCACCTTTACAGCAGTAGGCAGCAACCGAGAGATTTTCTTCAGCATCCTGCAGGAAG CCAAAGAATTGGCCTTGAGGCAGCAAGAAGGAAAGACGGTCATGTACACTGCCATGGGTGCTGAATGGAGGCCGTTTGGTTTCCCACGGCGCCGGCGCCCACTAACTTCTGTGGTGCTTGATGAAGGGATTTCAGAGAGGATTGTGCAGGATGTGAAAGAGTTCATCGGCAATCCCAAGTGGTACACTGAGCGAG GTATTCCCTATCGGAGAGGATACCTGCTCTATGGGCCCCCAGGCTGTGGCAAAAGTAGCTTTAT CACAGCATTGGCTGGGGAACTGCAGTACAGCATCTGTCTTCTGAGCCTGAGTGACCGCAGCCTTTCAGATGACCGCCTCAACCACCTGTTGAGTGTGGCACCTCAGCAGAGCATCATCCTCCTGGAAGACGTGGATGCTGCCTTCGTCAGCCGAGACCTAGCCGCTGAAA ACCCCAATACATACCAAGGCATGGGACGCTTAACCTTTAGTGGCCTTCTCAACGCATTGGATGGTGTGGCTTCCTCCGAAGCCAGGATAGTATTTATGACCACCAACCACGTGGACAG GCTGGATCCAGCTTTGGTTCGCCCTGGCcgggtagatctgaagcagtatgTGGGACACTGTTCGGAGTGGCAGCTTGGACGCATGTTCCAGAGGTTCTATCCAGACGAGCCACTAGCTGTGGCCCAGCGGTTTGCTGAACAAGCCCTGGCGG